The following are encoded together in the Streptomyces sp. NBC_00358 genome:
- a CDS encoding thiopeptide-type bacteriocin biosynthesis protein: MRTPDAQGRWRSWHLHAGSLRPAALENLLLRAVVPVVEEHVAGQGPGDPPRPWFFIRYWQGGPHLRLRIADLGDPAATRITAELTARTDAVTAELPPEDRITAASYRQAARPLADLGEGGHALDLGELLPPGVHPAVYEPEIRRYGGPGNMALSEELFHASSVVALRACRARPGHGRSVADGLEAMAATLSAWPGDRSALLRAVRDGWAEWSGGPGRGEAAERIARGVAEQADRLRASAGALAALADGAPSRWSAWTTRLRPAAELWTESHGIPGAGRILGSQLHMTQNRLGVGVGREGMMAAILLNLLQQHSGVS; encoded by the coding sequence ATGAGGACACCCGACGCCCAGGGCCGATGGCGCAGTTGGCACCTGCACGCGGGCTCGCTGCGACCCGCCGCGCTGGAGAACCTGCTGCTCCGAGCCGTGGTTCCGGTGGTCGAGGAGCACGTGGCCGGTCAGGGGCCGGGCGACCCGCCCCGGCCCTGGTTCTTCATCCGCTACTGGCAGGGCGGTCCGCATCTGCGACTGCGGATCGCCGACCTGGGCGATCCGGCGGCCACCCGGATCACCGCGGAGCTGACCGCCCGGACGGACGCCGTCACCGCCGAGCTGCCGCCCGAGGACCGGATCACCGCCGCCTCGTACCGGCAGGCCGCACGGCCGCTCGCCGACCTCGGCGAGGGTGGTCACGCACTCGACCTCGGCGAGTTGCTGCCGCCGGGTGTCCACCCGGCGGTGTACGAGCCGGAGATCCGGCGCTACGGCGGGCCCGGAAACATGGCGCTCAGCGAGGAGTTGTTCCATGCCTCCAGCGTGGTGGCACTGCGCGCCTGCCGGGCCCGCCCGGGACACGGCCGCAGCGTCGCGGACGGGTTGGAGGCGATGGCCGCGACCCTGTCGGCCTGGCCCGGCGACCGGTCGGCTCTGCTGCGCGCGGTGCGCGACGGCTGGGCGGAGTGGTCCGGCGGGCCGGGCCGGGGAGAAGCCGCCGAACGCATCGCCCGCGGCGTCGCCGAGCAGGCCGACCGGCTGCGGGCGAGCGCGGGGGCGCTGGCCGCGCTGGCCGACGGCGCCCCGTCCCGCTGGAGTGCCTGGACGACCAGGCTCCGGCCGGCCGCCGAACTGTGGACCGAGTCCCACGGCATCCCCGGCGCCGGCCGGATCCTCGGCTCCCAACTCCACATGACCCAGAACCGGCTGGGCGTCGGCGTGGGCCGCGAGGGCATGATGGCCGCGATCCTGCTGAACCTCCTCCAGCAGCACAGCGGTGTGTCATGA
- a CDS encoding ABC transporter ATP-binding protein: MIELVDVHKRFGEVTAVDGLNLRVEAGEVVAFLGPNGAGKSTTIDLLLGLARPDSGTVRVCGRLPVDAVRHGLVAAALQSGGLLRDFTVAETVRYVASVYPTARPVDQVLEVAGLTSIAGRRVGKCSGGEQQRLRFALALLPEPRLLVLDEPTTGMDVEARQDFWKAVRRDAERGRAVLFATHYLDEADAHADRIVVVREGVVVADGPAARIKNLATGRRIRVLWPGAEPATVQALPGVDSAEVHGDSVLLSTRDSDRVARHLLNHTAARDLEITATLESAFVALTGRGSSRSFAGATESDPEERG; encoded by the coding sequence GTGATCGAACTCGTCGACGTACACAAGCGATTCGGCGAGGTCACAGCGGTCGACGGCCTGAACCTGCGGGTCGAGGCCGGCGAGGTGGTCGCCTTCCTCGGGCCGAACGGCGCGGGCAAGTCCACCACCATCGACCTGCTGCTGGGCCTGGCCAGGCCCGACTCGGGCACCGTCCGGGTCTGCGGCCGCCTCCCCGTGGACGCGGTCCGGCACGGCCTGGTGGCCGCCGCGCTGCAGAGCGGCGGCCTGCTGCGCGACTTCACGGTCGCCGAGACCGTCCGGTACGTCGCCTCCGTGTACCCGACGGCCAGACCGGTCGACCAGGTGCTGGAAGTGGCCGGGCTGACGTCGATCGCCGGACGACGGGTCGGCAAGTGCTCCGGCGGCGAGCAGCAACGGCTCCGCTTCGCGCTGGCCCTGCTGCCGGAACCGCGGTTGCTGGTTCTCGACGAGCCGACCACCGGCATGGACGTCGAGGCCCGGCAGGACTTCTGGAAGGCGGTCCGCCGCGATGCGGAACGCGGCCGGGCCGTGCTGTTCGCCACCCACTACCTCGACGAGGCCGACGCACACGCCGACCGGATCGTGGTCGTACGGGAAGGCGTCGTGGTGGCCGACGGCCCGGCGGCGAGGATCAAGAACCTGGCGACCGGTCGCCGGATCCGGGTGCTCTGGCCCGGAGCCGAGCCGGCGACCGTCCAAGCCCTGCCCGGCGTGGACTCCGCGGAGGTGCACGGCGATTCGGTCCTGCTGAGCACCCGCGACTCCGACCGGGTCGCCCGCCATCTGCTGAACCACACCGCCGCCCGGGACCTGGAGATCACCGCCACCCTGGAGTCGGCCTTCGTGGCACTGACCGGCCGCGGCTCCTCCCGGTCGTTCGCGGGCGCCACCGAGTCCGACCCCGAGGAGCGCGGATGA
- a CDS encoding ABC transporter permease — protein MTHVTADPEASARPPYGGFNTVALRLEARRVLRNRRTLVFALGMPALFFLSFGLPQAGRAAGETGVRQLTMINMAVYGSMLAATSCGAAVAIERSVGWTRQLRITPLLPLAHLAIKVLTAMLLGLLSVAVEFTLGAASGVRAPLRVWLLSGLIAWLGSSVFAALGLFAGFVLPSENVMQFVGPALALLALCGGLFVPLPFLPESVRSFAPFTPGYGVGQLARLPLTGGPVGVALANLTIWATVFLAGAAWLYRRDPAR, from the coding sequence ATGACCCACGTCACGGCCGACCCCGAGGCCTCCGCCCGGCCGCCGTACGGCGGATTCAACACGGTGGCCCTGCGACTGGAGGCGCGACGGGTGCTGCGCAACCGGCGCACCCTGGTCTTCGCCCTGGGAATGCCCGCACTGTTCTTCCTCTCCTTCGGCCTGCCGCAGGCCGGCCGGGCCGCGGGAGAGACGGGGGTGCGCCAGCTCACCATGATCAACATGGCGGTCTACGGCTCGATGCTCGCCGCCACCTCCTGCGGCGCCGCCGTCGCGATCGAACGAAGCGTCGGCTGGACCAGGCAACTGCGCATCACGCCGCTGCTCCCGCTCGCCCACCTGGCGATCAAGGTGCTGACCGCGATGCTGCTCGGACTGCTTTCGGTGGCCGTGGAGTTCACCCTCGGCGCGGCCTCCGGAGTGCGGGCCCCGCTGCGGGTCTGGCTGCTCTCCGGCCTGATCGCCTGGCTCGGCTCCTCGGTCTTCGCCGCCCTCGGCCTCTTCGCGGGATTCGTGCTGCCCTCCGAGAACGTCATGCAGTTCGTCGGCCCCGCACTGGCACTGCTCGCCCTGTGCGGCGGCCTGTTCGTCCCGCTGCCCTTCCTGCCGGAGTCGGTCCGCTCCTTCGCCCCGTTCACCCCCGGCTACGGAGTCGGTCAACTCGCCCGCCTCCCCCTCACCGGCGGCCCGGTCGGCGTGGCACTGGCCAACCTCACGATCTGGGCGACGGTCTTCCTCGCGGGAGCCGCCTGGCTGTACCGCCGCGACCCGGCCCGGTAG
- a CDS encoding MarR family winged helix-turn-helix transcriptional regulator, which translates to MSHVTPIFTDLVRVETRLYNAVSARLRAEQGLGLGQFELLEIIDRVPGCRVLDIAGELAITVGAVSKAVDRLVAAGWCLRVAHPQDRRSSVLRLTSEGEKRLAASRPMVESVLISLTAAVPPDDLTRIASTLATLRATLEEGSHGRPG; encoded by the coding sequence GTGAGCCACGTCACCCCGATCTTCACCGACCTCGTCCGCGTCGAGACCCGGCTCTACAACGCCGTGAGTGCCCGGCTGCGCGCCGAGCAAGGGCTGGGGCTGGGGCAGTTCGAGCTTCTGGAGATCATCGACCGTGTGCCGGGGTGCCGCGTGCTCGACATCGCCGGTGAACTGGCGATCACCGTCGGGGCCGTCAGCAAGGCGGTCGACCGGCTGGTGGCTGCGGGCTGGTGCCTGCGGGTCGCACACCCCCAGGACCGCCGCTCTTCCGTCCTGCGCCTCACGTCCGAGGGCGAGAAGCGGCTGGCCGCTTCCCGCCCCATGGTCGAAAGCGTGCTCATCTCGCTGACCGCGGCGGTTCCCCCTGACGACCTGACCCGCATCGCCTCAACCCTGGCCACCCTTCGCGCGACCCTTGAGGAGGGCTCCCACGGCCGACCGGGCTGA
- a CDS encoding alpha/beta hydrolase — translation MSRQQRDALDAMFRSSPRSETRPTPEKQRNGFAGAVTRPAPEGVITRRTVLGGRPALELEPAEVAGRGRLLYLHGGGYVVGSPDTHAGLVGELARRAGLRAISVDYRLAPEHPFPAAVDDGLAAYRELLAAGTDARDLVMAGDSAGGGLSIATLLAAREAGLPQPAAVVVFSPWVDLTLAGGSIRSKEGADPIFTEADVRAYADLYVGAGDRAHPLASPVFADLTGLPPLLVQVGANEVLLDDAVRLAGRAGADDIEVTLEVGPGLPHVFQHHYGHLDEADAALDRAARFFTAHLGAGHPGADRLERAH, via the coding sequence ATGTCCCGACAGCAGCGCGACGCCCTGGATGCCATGTTCCGTTCCTCCCCTCGCAGCGAGACGCGGCCCACTCCCGAGAAGCAGCGCAACGGTTTCGCCGGAGCTGTCACCCGCCCCGCGCCGGAGGGCGTCATCACCCGCAGGACCGTCCTGGGCGGCCGGCCGGCCCTGGAGCTGGAGCCGGCCGAAGTCGCCGGCCGCGGCCGACTGCTCTACCTGCACGGCGGCGGCTACGTCGTCGGCTCACCGGACACCCACGCGGGACTGGTCGGTGAACTGGCCCGCCGCGCCGGACTGCGAGCGATATCGGTGGATTACCGGCTGGCGCCCGAGCACCCCTTCCCCGCGGCCGTCGACGACGGGCTGGCGGCCTATCGTGAACTGCTGGCGGCGGGCACAGACGCACGGGACCTCGTCATGGCCGGCGACTCCGCCGGTGGCGGCCTGAGCATCGCCACACTGCTCGCGGCCCGGGAGGCCGGGCTGCCGCAACCGGCCGCCGTGGTCGTCTTCTCCCCGTGGGTCGACCTCACCCTCGCGGGCGGAAGCATCCGTTCCAAGGAGGGCGCCGACCCCATTTTCACCGAGGCGGACGTGCGCGCCTACGCCGATCTCTACGTCGGCGCGGGCGACCGGGCGCATCCCCTGGCCAGCCCGGTGTTCGCCGACCTCACCGGGCTGCCCCCACTGCTCGTGCAGGTCGGGGCGAACGAGGTGCTGCTCGACGACGCGGTCCGGCTGGCCGGCCGCGCGGGCGCCGACGACATCGAGGTCACACTCGAAGTCGGGCCCGGTCTCCCCCACGTCTTCCAGCACCACTACGGCCACCTCGACGAGGCGGACGCCGCACTCGACCGGGCCGCCCGCTTTTTCACCGCCCACCTGGGCGCCGGGCACCCGGGCGCCGACCGTCTCGAACGGGCCCACTGA
- a CDS encoding MFS transporter, translated as MRGESVADRPPRPVWSRDFALFFVARAFARLGDTMLPVALAAGLLRYGYGVGAVGLAMAASAAPFAGLVVFGGVIADRFSTRRLMIGADLARLVTQSTAATLFFTDHVILWQICVIGAVNGVAGAVFQPGVASTVPRLATDIQGANGAIRIAESAAQLAGPALAGLLVAFASAGGVFVAHAGTFALSALCLLLLRLPPAVTGGRAHGGSFTADLAEGWREFRSRTWLWAVILIWCVYMISVWGPTVPLVATEVVQRHGARAYGLINSALGAGTVIGGLVALRLRPRRMLRAGSFALFAFACFPASVGAGLGVAAMSAGAVIAGAGMSLWGVMWATSVQTQVAPDVLNRIHAYDVAGSLAMMPVGQALAGPASAALGADNVLLVAGVMTLVVSTALLSVPAVRNLVRVDGPVSRTRATTGGAPLEPAHGKRVRDHR; from the coding sequence GTGCGGGGAGAGTCCGTCGCCGACCGGCCGCCCCGGCCGGTCTGGTCACGGGACTTCGCCCTGTTCTTCGTCGCGCGTGCCTTCGCCCGGCTGGGCGACACCATGCTGCCGGTGGCCCTCGCCGCCGGACTGCTGCGGTACGGCTACGGGGTGGGCGCCGTCGGCCTCGCCATGGCAGCGTCGGCCGCCCCGTTCGCCGGACTGGTGGTCTTCGGCGGGGTGATCGCCGACCGGTTCAGCACCCGCAGACTGATGATCGGCGCCGACCTCGCGCGCCTGGTGACCCAGTCGACCGCAGCAACCCTCTTCTTCACCGACCACGTGATCCTCTGGCAGATCTGCGTGATCGGCGCGGTCAACGGCGTGGCGGGCGCGGTCTTCCAGCCCGGCGTCGCCAGCACCGTGCCGCGCCTCGCCACCGACATCCAGGGGGCCAACGGCGCCATCCGGATCGCCGAGTCGGCTGCCCAGCTCGCCGGTCCCGCCCTCGCGGGTCTGCTGGTCGCGTTCGCCTCCGCCGGAGGGGTCTTCGTCGCCCACGCCGGCACCTTCGCGCTGAGTGCCCTGTGCCTGCTGCTGCTCCGCCTTCCCCCGGCCGTCACCGGCGGCCGGGCGCACGGCGGCAGCTTCACGGCCGATCTCGCCGAAGGATGGCGGGAGTTCAGATCCCGTACCTGGCTGTGGGCCGTCATCCTGATCTGGTGCGTCTACATGATCTCGGTCTGGGGCCCGACCGTCCCCCTGGTGGCGACCGAGGTGGTGCAGCGGCACGGCGCGCGCGCCTACGGCCTGATCAACTCCGCCCTCGGCGCCGGTACGGTCATCGGCGGGCTGGTGGCCCTGCGGCTGCGGCCGCGCCGCATGCTGCGCGCCGGTTCTTTCGCCCTCTTCGCCTTCGCCTGCTTCCCCGCGTCCGTCGGGGCGGGGCTCGGCGTGGCCGCCATGTCGGCGGGAGCGGTGATAGCCGGAGCCGGTATGTCGCTCTGGGGTGTGATGTGGGCGACCAGCGTGCAGACACAGGTCGCGCCCGACGTCCTCAACCGCATTCACGCCTACGACGTCGCGGGCTCCCTGGCGATGATGCCGGTGGGTCAGGCGCTCGCGGGACCCGCCTCCGCGGCCCTCGGCGCCGACAACGTCCTGCTCGTGGCCGGTGTCATGACCCTCGTCGTCTCCACGGCCCTGCTCTCGGTCCCCGCGGTGCGCAATCTGGTGCGCGTCGACGGCCCCGTGTCCCGGACGCGCGCCACCACCGGCGGCGCACCGCTCGAACCGGCCCACGGGAAACGGGTGCGCGACCACCGGTAG
- a CDS encoding MmcQ/YjbR family DNA-binding protein — MPDAEDVRRIALSLPDTTEKIAWSMPTFRVAGKMFATLPEAETSIAVRCPKEERDELVLAEPGKFWIADHEAGFAWVRARLAALEDDDELRAILADSWRQAATPRLIDAHPELGLPSAD; from the coding sequence ATGCCGGATGCCGAAGACGTACGCCGTATCGCCCTCTCCTTGCCGGACACGACGGAGAAGATCGCCTGGAGCATGCCCACCTTCCGGGTCGCGGGAAAGATGTTCGCCACGCTGCCCGAGGCGGAGACCTCCATCGCCGTGCGCTGCCCGAAGGAGGAGCGCGACGAACTGGTCCTGGCCGAGCCGGGGAAGTTCTGGATCGCCGACCACGAGGCCGGTTTCGCCTGGGTCCGGGCCCGGCTCGCCGCCTTGGAGGACGACGACGAGCTCCGGGCCATCCTCGCCGACTCCTGGCGGCAGGCGGCCACGCCCCGACTGATCGACGCCCACCCCGAGTTGGGGCTCCCGTCCGCCGACTGA
- a CDS encoding GNAT family N-acetyltransferase — protein sequence MTVARLTAAELHAVADELADLLIDTVDGGASIGFLVPLGRPAAVAWWRERADAVSAGRLAVWVAHGDDRLLGTVGLDFPDKPNSRHRAELVKLMVHRDGRGQGLGRTLLTTAESAAAAAGVTLLHLDTEADSPAESLYLAAGWTRLGEIPDYATTPSGDLHPTTIFYKRLGAPAGDR from the coding sequence ATCACCGTCGCGCGCCTCACCGCGGCCGAACTCCACGCTGTGGCCGATGAGTTGGCGGACCTGCTCATCGACACGGTGGACGGCGGTGCCTCGATCGGATTCCTCGTACCGCTCGGCCGCCCGGCGGCCGTCGCCTGGTGGCGGGAGCGCGCGGACGCGGTCTCGGCCGGGCGCCTCGCGGTCTGGGTGGCCCACGGCGACGACCGGCTGCTCGGCACCGTCGGGCTCGACTTCCCAGACAAGCCCAACAGCCGCCACCGCGCCGAACTCGTCAAACTCATGGTTCACCGGGACGGCCGCGGACAGGGCCTCGGCCGTACGCTGCTCACGACCGCGGAGAGCGCGGCGGCAGCCGCGGGAGTCACGCTCCTCCATCTGGACACCGAGGCGGACAGCCCCGCCGAGTCCCTCTACCTCGCCGCGGGCTGGACCCGGCTGGGGGAGATACCCGACTACGCGACCACACCGTCCGGCGACCTGCATCCGACGACGATCTTCTACAAGCGGCTGGGAGCGCCCGCCGGCGACCGGTGA
- a CDS encoding helix-turn-helix domain-containing protein, which yields MGRDDIVDVDARLAARLAELRAERGWTLGELAERSGISRSTLSRVERAEISPTASLLNRLCHVYGRTMSLLLSEVEGEPALLVRAAEQKVWTDTASGFVRRSVSPPHPGLRGELVEGRLTAGADLAYDRPPVPGLEQHVWVLDGTLDVTAQDVRHRLDAGDCLRWRVWGPTRFGCPGPGDVRYALAVVLP from the coding sequence ATGGGAAGGGATGACATCGTCGACGTCGACGCCAGGCTCGCGGCGCGACTGGCCGAGTTGAGGGCCGAACGGGGCTGGACCCTGGGGGAGTTGGCGGAGCGCAGCGGAATCAGCCGGTCGACCCTCTCCCGTGTCGAGCGCGCCGAGATCAGTCCCACGGCCTCCCTGCTGAACCGCCTCTGCCATGTGTACGGGCGGACCATGTCGCTCCTGCTCAGCGAGGTGGAGGGGGAGCCCGCGCTGCTGGTCCGCGCCGCCGAGCAGAAGGTCTGGACGGACACGGCCTCGGGGTTCGTCCGGCGGTCGGTCTCTCCGCCGCACCCGGGACTGCGCGGTGAACTGGTCGAGGGGCGGCTCACGGCGGGCGCGGACCTCGCCTACGACAGGCCCCCCGTGCCGGGCCTGGAGCAGCATGTCTGGGTCCTCGACGGAACACTCGACGTGACCGCGCAGGACGTCCGGCACCGCCTCGACGCCGGCGACTGCCTCCGGTGGCGGGTGTGGGGCCCGACGCGCTTCGGCTGCCCCGGCCCCGGGGATGTCCGGTACGCGCTGGCGGTGGTGCTGCCGTGA
- a CDS encoding LysR family transcriptional regulator, whose translation MIEARRLHILRAVADHRTVTAAAAALYLTPSAVSQQLTALEQETGHRLVERGAKGVRLTPAGEILLGHTHAVLAQLERAEAELAAYSSGSAGTVTVASFATGIGLVVAPALARLAVTAPGILVRVQDAEGDASLPMVLDRQVDIAVAVEYRGAPDADDPRLTHVPLYAEPFDAVVPVTHRLADAEEVPLAELAKDPWIGPYPGNPCHDVVVLACENAGFQPRLEHSSDDFRAVVALASADAGVALVPRSALRGMELTGVVVRPVDGTAPTRRVFAAVRRGAEGHPLIRPVLEALAQAATVD comes from the coding sequence ATGATCGAAGCGCGGCGGCTCCACATCCTTCGTGCGGTGGCCGACCACCGCACGGTGACGGCGGCGGCCGCCGCGCTGTATCTCACGCCCTCGGCGGTCTCGCAGCAGCTCACCGCCCTGGAGCAGGAGACGGGCCACCGGCTCGTCGAGCGCGGCGCCAAGGGGGTGCGGCTGACGCCCGCGGGCGAGATCCTGCTCGGCCACACCCATGCCGTCCTTGCCCAACTGGAGCGCGCGGAGGCCGAGTTGGCCGCTTACAGTTCGGGCTCCGCCGGTACGGTCACGGTGGCCTCCTTCGCGACCGGCATCGGCCTGGTGGTGGCCCCCGCGCTGGCCCGCCTCGCCGTCACGGCGCCCGGCATCCTCGTCCGCGTCCAGGACGCCGAGGGCGACGCGAGCCTGCCGATGGTGCTCGACCGGCAGGTCGACATCGCGGTGGCCGTCGAATACCGGGGTGCCCCGGACGCCGACGACCCGCGGCTGACCCACGTCCCGCTCTACGCCGAGCCCTTCGACGCGGTCGTCCCCGTCACCCACCGCCTGGCCGACGCCGAGGAGGTGCCACTCGCCGAACTGGCGAAGGACCCGTGGATCGGCCCGTACCCGGGCAACCCCTGTCATGACGTGGTCGTCCTGGCCTGCGAGAACGCCGGATTCCAGCCGCGCCTCGAACACTCCTCGGACGACTTCCGGGCCGTCGTCGCCCTCGCCTCCGCCGACGCGGGCGTCGCCCTGGTGCCCCGCTCGGCGCTGCGCGGCATGGAGCTGACGGGTGTGGTCGTCCGCCCGGTCGACGGCACCGCGCCCACCCGCCGCGTCTTCGCCGCCGTACGCCGGGGAGCGGAGGGCCATCCGCTGATCCGGCCGGTCCTGGAGGCCCTGGCGCAGGCGGCGACGGTCGACTGA
- a CDS encoding glycine C-acetyltransferase — MFDSVRDDLRTTLDEIRAAGLHKPERVIGTPQSATVSVTSGGRPGEVLNFCANNYLGLADHPEVVAAAHEALDRWGYGMASVRFICGTQEVHKELEARLSAFLGQEDTILYSSCFDANGGVFETLLGAEDAVISDALNHASIIDGIRLSKARRFRYANRDMADLEAQLKEASGARRRLIVTDGVFSMDGYVAPLQEICDLADRYDAMVMVDDSHAVGFVGPGGRGTPELHGVMDRVDIITGTLGKALGGASGGYVAARAEIVALLRQRSRPYLFSNTLAPVIAAASLKVLDLLESADDLRVRLAENTALFRSRMTAEGFDILPGDHAIAPVMIGDASVAGRMAELLLERGVYVIGFSYPVVPQDKARIRVQLSAGHSTEDVNRAVDAFVAARAELDA, encoded by the coding sequence ATGTTCGACTCCGTGCGCGACGACCTCCGCACCACCCTCGACGAGATCCGCGCCGCCGGGCTGCACAAGCCCGAGCGGGTCATCGGCACCCCGCAGTCCGCGACCGTGAGCGTCACCTCGGGCGGCCGCCCCGGTGAGGTCCTCAACTTCTGCGCGAACAACTACCTCGGTCTGGCCGACCACCCCGAGGTCGTCGCCGCCGCCCACGAAGCGCTCGACCGCTGGGGCTACGGCATGGCCTCCGTGCGCTTCATCTGCGGTACGCAGGAGGTGCACAAGGAGCTGGAGGCGCGGCTGTCCGCGTTCCTCGGCCAGGAGGACACGATCCTCTACTCCTCCTGCTTCGACGCCAACGGCGGCGTCTTCGAGACCCTCCTCGGCGCCGAGGACGCGGTCATCTCCGACGCCCTCAACCACGCCTCGATCATCGACGGCATCCGGCTGTCCAAGGCCCGCCGCTTCCGGTACGCCAACCGCGACATGGCCGACCTGGAGGCGCAGCTCAAGGAGGCCTCCGGCGCGCGCCGCCGTCTGATCGTCACCGACGGTGTCTTCTCGATGGACGGCTACGTCGCCCCGCTCCAGGAGATCTGCGACCTCGCCGACCGCTACGACGCGATGGTCATGGTCGACGACTCGCACGCCGTGGGCTTCGTCGGCCCCGGCGGCCGGGGAACCCCCGAACTGCACGGGGTCATGGACCGCGTCGACATCATCACCGGCACGCTCGGCAAGGCCCTCGGCGGCGCCTCCGGCGGCTATGTCGCGGCCCGCGCCGAGATCGTCGCGCTGCTGCGCCAGCGGTCCCGCCCGTACCTCTTCTCGAACACGCTCGCGCCGGTGATCGCCGCGGCCTCCCTGAAGGTCCTCGACCTGCTGGAGTCGGCCGACGACCTGCGCGTCCGGCTCGCGGAGAACACCGCGCTGTTCCGCTCCCGGATGACCGCGGAGGGCTTCGACATCCTCCCCGGCGACCACGCGATCGCCCCGGTCATGATCGGTGACGCGTCCGTCGCCGGCCGCATGGCGGAGCTGCTCCTGGAGCGCGGCGTGTACGTGATCGGCTTCTCGTACCCGGTCGTCCCGCAGGACAAGGCCCGTATCCGCGTACAACTGTCCGCGGGGCACTCCACCGAGGACGTGAACCGGGCCGTGGACGCCTTCGTGGCGGCGCGCGCGGAGCTGGACGCCTGA
- the tdh gene encoding L-threonine 3-dehydrogenase, with protein MKALVKEKAEPGLWLTDVPEPQAGPGDVLIKVLRTGICGTDLHIRNWDGWAQQAITTPLVLGHEFVGEVVETGRDVADINVGDRVSGEGHLVCGKCRNCLAGRRHLCRATVGLGVGRDGAFAEYVVLPAQNVWVHRVPVDLDVAAIFDPFGNAVHTALSFPLVGEDVLITGAGPIGLMAAAVARHAGARNVVITDVSEERLELARKIGVSLALNVGGSTIADGQRTLGLREGFDIGLEMSGRPEAMRDMIANMTHGGRIAMLGLPSAEFPVDWSRIVTSMITIKGIYGREMFETWYAMSVLLESGLDLSPVITGRYGFRDYEEAFDDAAGGRGGKVILDWTL; from the coding sequence GTGAAGGCGCTGGTCAAGGAGAAGGCGGAGCCCGGACTCTGGCTCACGGACGTCCCGGAGCCCCAGGCCGGCCCCGGTGACGTACTGATCAAGGTCCTCAGGACCGGGATCTGCGGCACCGACCTGCACATCCGCAACTGGGACGGCTGGGCGCAGCAGGCCATCACCACGCCCCTCGTGCTGGGCCACGAGTTCGTCGGCGAGGTCGTCGAGACCGGCCGCGACGTCGCCGACATCAACGTCGGCGACCGGGTCAGCGGCGAGGGCCACCTGGTCTGCGGCAAGTGCCGCAACTGCCTCGCCGGGCGGCGCCACCTCTGCCGTGCCACCGTCGGCCTCGGCGTCGGCCGCGACGGCGCGTTCGCCGAGTACGTCGTGCTGCCCGCCCAGAACGTGTGGGTGCACCGCGTCCCGGTCGACCTCGATGTCGCCGCGATCTTCGACCCGTTCGGCAACGCCGTGCACACCGCGCTGTCCTTCCCGCTGGTCGGCGAGGACGTCCTGATCACCGGCGCGGGACCGATCGGCCTGATGGCCGCCGCGGTGGCCCGCCACGCGGGCGCCCGCAACGTCGTCATCACCGACGTCAGCGAGGAGCGCCTGGAGCTGGCCCGCAAGATCGGCGTCAGCCTCGCCCTCAACGTCGGGGGCTCGACGATCGCCGACGGCCAGCGCACGCTCGGCCTGCGCGAGGGCTTCGACATCGGCCTGGAGATGTCCGGCCGCCCCGAGGCGATGCGCGACATGATCGCCAACATGACGCACGGGGGGCGGATCGCGATGCTGGGCCTGCCGTCCGCGGAGTTCCCGGTCGACTGGTCCCGGATCGTCACCTCCATGATCACGATCAAGGGCATCTACGGCCGCGAGATGTTCGAGACCTGGTACGCGATGTCCGTCCTCCTGGAGAGCGGCCTCGACCTCTCGCCCGTGATCACCGGCCGCTACGGCTTCCGGGACTACGAGGAAGCGTTCGACGACGCGGCCGGCGGCCGTGGCGGCAAGGTCATTCTCGACTGGACCCTCTGA
- a CDS encoding GAF domain-containing protein, with amino-acid sequence MSYDPPRPAGRLLLTPEDKDAPARVRRLRGLGLGERSEPAFDAFADRLAEVAAAPYSMVNFIDEEQQFFAGLHTPDGGAKGAGLAAAREGGELELGRYMARDHGFCPHVVVRRKALVLEDVCDYPRFAGNPVVDEFGVRSYLGAPLIDRTGIALGTICVVDVEPRPWGQAGLRTIKSMAAELVERLERREGVHGI; translated from the coding sequence ATGAGTTACGACCCGCCACGGCCGGCCGGTCGGCTGCTGCTCACACCGGAGGACAAGGACGCTCCGGCCCGGGTGCGGCGACTGCGCGGACTGGGGCTCGGGGAGCGCTCCGAGCCCGCCTTCGACGCCTTCGCTGACCGCCTCGCGGAGGTCGCCGCGGCTCCCTATTCGATGGTCAACTTCATCGACGAGGAGCAGCAGTTCTTCGCGGGCCTGCACACTCCGGACGGCGGTGCCAAGGGCGCGGGCCTCGCCGCGGCCCGGGAGGGCGGAGAGCTCGAACTGGGCCGCTACATGGCCCGGGATCACGGCTTCTGCCCTCATGTGGTGGTGCGCCGCAAGGCGCTCGTCCTGGAGGACGTCTGCGACTACCCGCGCTTCGCCGGGAATCCGGTCGTCGACGAGTTCGGTGTCCGCTCCTACCTCGGCGCCCCGTTGATCGACCGCACCGGCATCGCCCTCGGCACCATCTGCGTCGTGGACGTGGAGCCGCGCCCCTGGGGACAGGCGGGCCTGCGGACGATCAAGTCGATGGCGGCCGAGCTGGTCGAGCGGCTCGAACGGCGGGAAGGGGTCCACGGGATCTGA